The Herminiimonas arsenitoxidans genome window below encodes:
- a CDS encoding thymidylate synthase → MKQYLDLVRTVLDTGTWQENRTGIRTISIPGAMLRFDLQKDGFPAITTKRLAFKSVIGELIGFLRATRSAADFRALGCKVWDQNANENTEWLNNPYRQGEDDLGPVYGVQWRQWPAYKLLDADNTAQIEDAQKHGFRVVSAVNDEGKGKVLLYKAIDQLRDCLDTIIKNPGSRRILFHGWNCADLDAIALPACHLLYQFIPNATTKEISLCLYIRSNDIGLGTPFNLAEAAALLHVVGRLTGYTPKWFTYFIGDAHIYENHLDMLNEQMMREPHASPKLVLSDRIPDYAVTGKYEPEWLEKLEPSDFSLEKYEHHAPLSAPMAV, encoded by the coding sequence ATGAAACAGTATCTTGACCTGGTGCGCACAGTACTCGATACCGGCACCTGGCAGGAAAATCGTACCGGCATCCGCACCATCAGCATTCCTGGTGCCATGCTGCGCTTCGATCTGCAAAAAGACGGCTTCCCAGCAATTACGACCAAGCGACTCGCATTCAAATCCGTGATCGGCGAATTGATAGGATTCTTGCGCGCGACCCGCAGTGCTGCCGATTTCCGCGCACTGGGTTGCAAGGTATGGGATCAAAATGCCAATGAAAATACCGAATGGCTGAACAATCCGTATCGCCAGGGCGAAGACGACCTCGGCCCGGTATATGGCGTGCAATGGCGCCAATGGCCAGCCTACAAATTGCTCGACGCCGACAATACAGCGCAGATTGAAGATGCACAGAAGCACGGCTTCCGCGTCGTCTCCGCCGTCAATGACGAAGGCAAGGGCAAAGTTCTGCTGTACAAAGCCATCGATCAATTACGCGACTGCCTCGACACCATCATCAAGAATCCAGGCAGCCGTCGCATCCTGTTTCACGGTTGGAACTGTGCCGATCTGGACGCGATCGCCTTGCCGGCTTGCCATTTGCTGTATCAGTTCATTCCAAATGCGACGACCAAAGAAATTTCGCTCTGCCTGTACATCCGCAGCAACGATATCGGCCTTGGTACGCCTTTCAATCTGGCTGAAGCCGCTGCCTTGCTGCATGTGGTGGGCCGCCTGACTGGCTATACACCGAAGTGGTTCACCTACTTCATCGGCGACGCACATATCTATGAGAATCATCTGGATATGCTCAATGAGCAAATGATGCGCGAACCGCATGCCTCGCCCAAGCTGGTTTTATCAGATCGCATTCCTGACTATGCCGTCACCGGCAAGTACGAACCTGAATGGCTGGAAAAACTCGAACCTAGCGATTTCAGTCTGGAAAAATACGAACATCACGCACCATTGAGTGCGCCGATGGCTGTTTAA
- a CDS encoding dihydrofolate reductase: MPAHLTIVVATDTNNGIGINNTLAWHLPEDLAHFKRTTSGHPIIMGRKTFDSIGRPLPNRRNIVITRNAEWQHAGVEAVTSLDAAKALVGDNAAFIIGGAQIYADTLAGTDRLIVTKIDKTFDCDAFFPVIDPKQWQETAREEHHSEANGFDYAYITYDRIK, encoded by the coding sequence ATGCCCGCACATCTGACCATCGTCGTCGCCACTGATACCAACAACGGTATCGGCATCAACAACACCCTGGCCTGGCATTTGCCGGAAGATCTGGCGCACTTCAAGCGCACGACGTCCGGCCATCCGATCATCATGGGTCGCAAGACTTTCGACTCCATCGGACGCCCTTTGCCGAATCGCCGCAATATCGTCATTACGCGTAATGCAGAGTGGCAACATGCTGGCGTCGAAGCAGTCACTTCGCTGGATGCCGCCAAGGCGCTGGTCGGTGACAATGCGGCCTTCATTATCGGTGGTGCGCAGATTTATGCCGACACACTGGCAGGCACTGACCGCCTGATCGTGACCAAGATAGACAAAACCTTTGATTGCGATGCTTTTTTCCCGGTTATCGACCCAAAACAGTGGCAAGAAACCGCACGTGAAGAACATCATTCCGAGGCAAATGGCTTCGATTACGCCTACATTACCTACGACCGGATTAAATAG